In one window of Paraflavitalea soli DNA:
- a CDS encoding ArsR/SmtB family transcription factor, which produces MKLRRDPFQAIADPTRRAILMLLAAQTLSAGAIANNFDVARPTISKHMQILTECELVESNQQGREIFYSLKVDKMKEIDRWLEKFRKIWADRYTQLDELILTIKKNEQ; this is translated from the coding sequence ATGAAACTAAGAAGAGATCCATTCCAGGCCATTGCTGACCCGACGAGAAGGGCCATCCTGATGCTATTGGCTGCCCAGACGCTTAGTGCAGGGGCCATTGCCAACAATTTTGATGTAGCCCGCCCCACGATTTCCAAACATATGCAAATCCTGACGGAGTGTGAGCTGGTAGAATCGAATCAGCAGGGCCGGGAAATCTTCTATTCGCTGAAGGTCGACAAGATGAAGGAGATCGATCGATGGTTGGAAAAATTCAGGAAGATCTGGGCAGACCGCTACACGCAACTTGATGAATTAATATTAACGATTAAAAAGAACGAACAATGA
- a CDS encoding SusC/RagA family TonB-linked outer membrane protein — protein sequence MQKYLMAGLWIILLSPLLLSAQTGTDPIINSNLSGKVIDAKNKLPLAGAGIAIKGTTHQVIADNDGKFSFKTGQRFPYILIITNVGYQTTEVVVNEGTILIALKEAPKDLDEVVVVGYGLQKRKSLIGSVAKVSPAQTKNIPVASFDAQLQGQAAGVQVNTFSGLPGEGVRVQVRGTSSINSSNDPLYVIDGVFANNNTLSTINLGSKFTSPLADINPVDFESIEVLKDASAIAIYGSRGANGVVLVTTKRGEFSNNKPKFNLNVYQGWQWADRSRLWDLTTGPEHAMLVNEAYTNAGIENPSQTKYSYATRPFQPNTSGVAQPFATDKRGNPEDQGTYDRLAEVFRTAQVRNIDFNVRGGSKTVRYYLGVGYTGQEGILKPYKFTRGSFKFNVDAKLSDHVLLGSSNGVYRSFRQQVRGGAGQEAGHLLSALHHPTYFPLTYPDGTPSRGSIYESILNLVNTDIADINTKSIRYLGNQFLEVSITPDIKFKTSFGLDYNNYNESEYFNDQTQIGGVLNTGGYKNEALSSYSVFLNEQTLSYNNGPNAKHSIAAVIGNTFQTTQLNFNSLTGSGFPNNSFKEISAASNRTAAQSETKSTLASFFGRVNYSYDNKYFMEATLRADGSSKFGANNRWGYFPGVGVAWRLKEESFLRDVNQVSDLKLRASVGAAGNQNGISDFASRGLWSGNAQYSDNPTSGEKPGTAHFQLENPDLKWEKTTTYNLGIDAGFFKNRLLVDLNLYYKYTTDALLYVPVPGSTGYISSLANGGEISNKGIELGITSTNISTKDFEWGTSFNIARNVNRAEKLVSPITFEAREYIRTEEGAQLGSYWLYKQLYVDPQTGNAVFDDVDKDGKLTAADRQLLGNLIPDFFGGITNRFAWKGFDLNVLFTFQYGNKVYNFNRFILEGGGTRDASRSILKSQLNRWQKPGDITDVPRLTFFGNNYTIEQNSRFLEDASFLRLKAITFGYTLPDSWSAKAKLEKVRFYALATNLWITTKYTGADPESSGSALQNRQGLDTATPPQPVGIQIGANISF from the coding sequence ATGCAAAAGTATCTAATGGCAGGATTATGGATAATCCTTTTATCCCCCCTGCTCCTGTCTGCTCAAACAGGCACTGATCCCATCATCAATTCCAACCTTTCAGGGAAAGTAATTGATGCAAAGAACAAATTGCCCCTCGCCGGCGCAGGCATCGCCATCAAAGGCACCACCCACCAGGTGATAGCTGACAATGATGGTAAGTTCAGTTTCAAAACAGGACAACGGTTCCCCTACATCCTCATCATTACCAACGTAGGCTATCAGACCACCGAGGTCGTTGTCAATGAAGGCACCATTCTCATAGCATTAAAAGAAGCACCCAAAGACCTCGATGAAGTAGTCGTAGTAGGATATGGCCTGCAAAAAAGAAAAAGCCTCATCGGTTCTGTTGCTAAAGTAAGCCCTGCCCAAACAAAGAACATTCCCGTTGCCAGCTTCGATGCACAGCTACAGGGGCAGGCAGCCGGCGTACAGGTCAACACCTTCTCCGGCTTACCCGGTGAAGGCGTTCGTGTACAGGTAAGAGGAACCTCCTCCATCAACTCCAGCAACGATCCCCTCTATGTGATCGATGGCGTATTTGCCAATAACAATACCCTGTCTACCATCAACCTCGGCAGCAAGTTCACTTCGCCGTTGGCTGATATTAACCCGGTCGACTTCGAAAGCATCGAAGTGCTGAAAGATGCCAGCGCCATCGCTATCTATGGTTCCCGCGGCGCCAATGGCGTAGTACTCGTTACTACCAAACGCGGAGAGTTCAGCAACAACAAACCCAAGTTCAACCTCAACGTTTACCAGGGCTGGCAATGGGCCGATCGCAGCCGCTTATGGGACCTCACCACAGGCCCCGAGCATGCCATGCTGGTCAATGAAGCCTATACCAATGCTGGCATAGAGAATCCTTCGCAAACAAAATACAGTTACGCTACCCGTCCTTTCCAGCCCAACACCAGTGGCGTAGCACAACCCTTCGCTACAGACAAACGCGGCAACCCCGAAGACCAGGGCACTTACGACAGGCTGGCCGAAGTATTCCGCACAGCCCAGGTAAGGAACATTGATTTCAATGTTCGTGGTGGCAGCAAAACAGTGCGTTACTATCTCGGTGTAGGATACACCGGCCAGGAAGGTATTTTGAAACCGTATAAATTTACCCGCGGTAGTTTCAAGTTCAATGTAGATGCTAAACTGAGCGACCATGTACTGCTCGGTTCCAGCAACGGTGTATACCGTTCCTTCCGCCAGCAGGTACGCGGTGGAGCAGGGCAGGAGGCAGGTCACCTCTTATCCGCTTTGCATCACCCCACTTATTTCCCGCTCACCTATCCCGATGGTACCCCTTCACGCGGTTCTATTTATGAAAGCATCCTCAACCTCGTCAATACCGATATTGCCGATATCAATACCAAAAGCATCCGTTACCTGGGCAACCAGTTCCTCGAAGTGAGCATTACTCCCGATATCAAATTCAAAACTTCTTTCGGACTCGATTACAACAACTATAACGAAAGCGAATATTTCAATGACCAGACACAGATAGGTGGCGTGCTGAATACCGGTGGCTATAAGAATGAAGCCCTCTCCAGCTACAGCGTATTCCTCAACGAGCAAACCCTCAGCTACAACAATGGCCCCAATGCCAAACACAGCATAGCAGCCGTTATTGGTAATACCTTCCAAACTACCCAGCTCAACTTTAATTCCCTCACCGGATCAGGTTTCCCCAACAATTCTTTCAAAGAAATATCGGCCGCTTCCAACCGTACTGCCGCACAAAGCGAAACAAAGTCTACCCTCGCTTCCTTCTTTGGTCGTGTAAACTATAGTTACGACAATAAATATTTCATGGAAGCTACCCTCCGCGCAGACGGCTCTTCTAAATTCGGCGCCAACAACCGGTGGGGATATTTCCCCGGCGTAGGCGTCGCCTGGAGATTGAAAGAAGAATCCTTCCTGCGCGATGTAAACCAGGTATCCGACCTGAAACTGCGTGCGAGCGTAGGCGCTGCCGGCAACCAGAATGGCATCAGCGACTTTGCTTCCCGCGGCCTCTGGTCAGGCAATGCACAGTACTCCGACAACCCTACCAGTGGTGAAAAGCCCGGTACCGCCCATTTTCAATTGGAAAACCCCGACCTCAAATGGGAGAAGACCACCACATACAACCTGGGTATTGATGCCGGTTTCTTTAAGAATCGGTTGCTCGTAGACCTCAACCTCTATTATAAATACACCACCGATGCCTTATTGTATGTGCCCGTACCCGGCTCCACCGGTTATATAAGCTCATTGGCCAATGGCGGAGAGATCAGCAACAAAGGCATCGAGCTGGGGATCACCAGCACCAATATCAGCACCAAAGATTTTGAGTGGGGCACCAGCTTCAACATCGCCCGCAATGTGAACCGCGCTGAAAAACTCGTAAGCCCCATCACCTTCGAAGCCCGCGAATACATTCGTACCGAAGAAGGCGCTCAGCTTGGTTCTTACTGGTTGTACAAACAATTGTATGTAGATCCCCAAACAGGCAATGCCGTGTTTGATGATGTAGACAAGGATGGCAAACTCACCGCAGCCGACCGTCAACTGCTGGGCAATCTCATTCCTGATTTCTTTGGTGGCATCACCAACCGTTTTGCCTGGAAAGGGTTTGACCTCAATGTACTCTTCACCTTCCAGTATGGCAACAAAGTATACAACTTCAACCGCTTCATCCTCGAAGGTGGTGGCACACGCGATGCTTCCCGTTCCATACTCAAAAGCCAGTTGAACAGGTGGCAGAAGCCCGGCGATATCACCGATGTGCCCCGCCTCACCTTCTTTGGTAACAATTATACCATCGAACAAAACAGCCGTTTCCTCGAAGACGCTTCTTTCCTGCGTCTCAAAGCTATCACATTCGGTTATACCCTGCCCGATAGCTGGAGTGCCAAAGCGAAACTGGAAAAGGTACGCTTCTATGCACTCGCCACCAACCTGTGGATCACAACAAAATATACCGGTGCCGATCCCGAATCCTCTGGTAGCGCCTTGCAAAACAGGCAGGGCCTGGACACCGCTACGCCACCGCAACCCGTAGGCATTCAAATAGGCGCCAACATATCATTTTGA